In Nicotiana tabacum cultivar K326 chromosome 19, ASM71507v2, whole genome shotgun sequence, one DNA window encodes the following:
- the LOC107819109 gene encoding uncharacterized protein LOC107819109: protein MESIGSSSTPSSSSDHHHHHHRPRRRLTPTQPLADRIFRALSHHLRLLHRCDATFFVLGATCNVYTVTLSTTPSCSCPDRTTPCKHILFVLIRVLGVSIDDTCLYRRTLRPCQLQHLLNLPISTEALATEKIRGMFHHLFSQEWRQRTSPIQIKVEDGTTCPVCLEEMNKEEQVAACGTCKNPIHEKCLMAWKRSSRKRFISCVLCRARWKDVRAEEGEKYLNLSVYISGVNEILEENQSRCRD, encoded by the exons ATGGAATCCATTGGCTCTAGTTCcaccccttcttcttcttccgaccaccaccaccaccaccaccgtcCTCGCCGCCGCTTAACGCCAACTCAACCCCTCGCCGATAGAATATTCCGAGCTCTCAGCCACCACCTCCGCCTTCTCCACCGTTGTGACGCCACTTTTTTCGTCTTAGGTGCCACGTGTAATGTCTACACCGTGACTCTCTCCACCACCCCTTCATGCAGCTGCCCTGATCGTACCACCCCTTGCAAACACATATTGTTTGTGCTTATTAG GGTATTGGGTGTATCCATTGATGACACGTGTCTCTATAGAAGGACTCTTCGGCCATGTCAGCTTCAGCATCTTCTTAACTTACCTATTTCAACTGAAGCATTAGCAACCGAAAAAATACGTGGAATGTTTCATCATCTGTTTTCTCAAGAATGGCGCCAAAGGACTTCGCCCATACAAATAAAG GTCGAAGATGGGACCACGTGTCCGGTGTGTTTGGAAGAGATGAACAAAGAAGAACAAGTTGCTGCTTGTGGGACATGTAAAAACCCTATACATGAAAAGTGTTTAATGGCATGGAAAAGAAGTAGTAGAAAAAGATTTATTAGTTGTGTGCTTTGTCGTGCACGTTGGAAAGATGTTAGGGCTGAAGAGGGAGAGAAATATTTGAATTTATCTGTATATATTAGTGGGGTAAATGAAATATTGGAGGAAAATCAAAGTCGTTGTAGGGATTAA